AATGCCCAGATTTTTCCTGTTGGGGGAACATTTCCAGCTGCCAtttccagcaggagatttgggaAAGATGATCCTGCCATAGCCAAAGGGGAGCTGCCCAGGTGAGGACACCTGGGGTGGGTTGTGCTCTCACCTGGGGGTCTCCTCTGGGCAGGTTTTCCACGATGTTGCCTACAAAGCCAAGGACCGGGCTGACCTCGTGGCTGGCATAGACGAGTTCCTGGATCAGGTCACGGTGTTGCCGCCAGGAGAGTGGGACCCATCCATCCGAATCGAGCCCCCCAAAAACGTCCCCTCCCAGGTGGGTGCTGCATGGGGGATGGGCAGCACAACACCCCAAATTCTGGTAAACTTGGAATTCCCAGTTTGGCAGAGTCACACCCAGGCCAGGAGCACAACAAGCAGGTGGTTGATAAAATACCTGAAAAATACCTGTTTTGAGCTGAATTCCGTGTTcacaggaaaagaggaagatgCCGGGAGCTCTGGATGAGAGTTCTTCCCACAGCAAACCGGAGAAACACAGTGGTCCTGAACTGGAGCGGACTGGGAGGTGGGAGCTTTCCTGGTTTGGGGCCTTCTTCTGATTTGCCCCCAAAATCTGAGCAGGGACCTTCTCTTCCAGCAGCTTTTGGGGTCACCTGGTTCACTGAAAGGGCTGCATGTTGCCACCTTggtcccctgggctgggcaggggagacaTCTGGGCAGGGGGAacacctgggcaggtgggccGTGCCCCAGCATCAACACACTCGGGTTTCCTCCCTTTGGGGCAGGGCAGGTCTGGAAACACCTCCAGGCGGAAGCACTTTCTGCCCAAAGGAAACCAAACGTGCTCTCCCAAGAGAACAGCCTggttttccctccctccctgcaggctcTTTGGAGGTCTGGTCCTGGACGTGAAGCGCAAGGCGCCGTGGTTCTGGAGTGACTTCCGGGACGGTCTGAGCCTGCAGTGCCTGGCGTCCTTCCTGTTCCTTTACTGTGCCTGCATGTCCCCCGTCATCACCTTCGGGGGACTGCTGGGGGAGGCAACCCACGGCCACATTGTGAGCTCCGCTCTCTGCAGGGagagtggggagggggaagcacTCCAAATGAACCCCCCTGGACtggtgggaagtgtccctgctcGTGGGGAGTGTTTGGAGCCCAAACCAGCCCCTACCAACCCAACCCattggtcccttccaacccaatccGCTCCATGACCTTTGAAATCTCTTTGCTGCTGTGAActtcctttgggttttttggggggcttttATCCCTAATGATTTATTTactccctgctccctctcttCCCTGCCAGAGTGCCATGGAGTCACTGCTGGGAGCATCCATGACAGGCGTAGTTTATTCTCTCTTTGCTGGCCAACCCCTCACCATCCTCGGCAGCACTGGACCCGTCCTGGTCTTTGAGAAGATTCTCTACAAATTCTGCAAGTGAGATGTTTGTCTTCTAttcttttggggaaaatttttttttctttttttgggcAGAGAGAAGATGTTTCTCTTCTCATTTTCTTGGTGGGAATTGTCAGATTTAAGCTGTTTGCTGGGTCACAGAggtctcctgctgctgctgtcgtGCAGGAAGGGTGAGAGTCCTTGGGCTTGCGGGTCGTTTGGGGTTTTTGGCTTGGGGTAATTTCGGGATTTTAGGGTTAAAATGAAgcagtgggaggaggaggaacagaGGCTCTGGATGGATGCCCAAGGAAGGTGAGACAAATGACTCTGGTTTGGGAATGACAGAGGGTTTGTTTTCCACTGAGTACAAAACTTTTAAACCTGGTTTTTgctggaagaagaaagagaTTTTGCCCAAATATCCATGTAGTTCAATTGGAATATTTtgagttttgggggttttattgaACAAATGTGAACTTTTCCTGGGAAATAGCTCTTTTCTATGACAGTCCTTTCATCTTGGTGACTTTGGTGTGGGATGAACCCCTCTCACCAGAATTAAACTTCTCATTCACCCCCAAGCTGACTGTAGGTGACCGGGGCAAACCCAGCTGGTTTTGGTGTCAGGGCTCTCAGGGACATGGGAGAACTTTCCACAACCTCAATCAGCCTTCAAGGCATTAAGACAACATTAATTAATGCTAATTAAACACTTGGCTTCTCCACCCACATCCTGCAACCTCAAGGAGATGGAAACCTCAAATACCACCTGCAACCTCCACACCCTCCACCATGGCTCCTAATTTTCTCTGGAGAAAGGCTCGGCTCAGAGGCCTGTGCTGGCCTTTCCCCCAGGAATTTTTGTGGTTTGCCAGGGAATACACGCTCTCCTATCTCTCCCTGCGGACGTGCATTGGGCTCTGGACCGCGTTCTTCTGCGTGGTGCTGGTGGCTACGGACGCCAGCTGCCTGGTGTGCTACATCACCCGCTTCACTGAGGAGGCCTTCGCCTCCCTCATCTGCATCATCTTCATCTACgaggccctggagaagctgagcCACCTGCGGGAGACTTTCCCCGTGCACATGCACAGCAAGCTGGACCTCCTCACCATCTATTAGTGGGtgttctcctcctccccccccaGCAGGTGCCTCCGGGCTTGTCCCGGCACTGTTCCTTCAGCCCTGTCCTGGTTTCCCTCCTCCAGCTGTAAGTGTGAGCCCCCGGCTCATCCCAGCAATGAGACCCTGCGGTTCTGGCGGAGCAATGGGATCAATGTGTCGGGAATCACCTGGGGAAACCTCACAGTGACCGTAAGTGCCCTGGGCCACCACTTCCTCAGGGAGGCTGGGGGTGTTCACAGGTGCCAAAGCCACCATCTTCAGGTGACTTAGGGCTTCAAAGAGCTCTGAGAAGTCCCTGCTTAAATCTCATGAGTACTTTTAAACTGTTTGGACCTGGGAAGGAGAGTCCAGGGGTGCCCAGCCCCACCCCGGTCCAGCTCACCTGCTCCAGCTCACTTTGTCCCCACCTCGGGGATAAGAACTGTCGCcctcagccaggctgtgggacCTCGATCAAGGTTAAGGGAGTGCTTTGATTCCTGGAGCATTTGAAGGACGGCGCGTCCTGCCTGAAGGCAATGATTGGCTCCCTTAATTGGTTCCTGATGACTCCAGGCCCTGCTGTCTGTAGGGTCTTGTATAAATCTGCATGTCAGAGCAGCCCCAACAGGGATTGTCCCTGGAAGCAGAGCCCAGGTGTGGGACTGGAGCTCTCTGGGACATCTCCAGCCCCTTTTGGCCTTGTCCTGAGAGCCCCGACTGTAAAGGGATGATTTGTCTCTTTTTCCCCCATAGTTGTCCCAGCCCTCCTTCCCTGGTCCCTCTTTATCCTCaaatttccagcttttccttcccctccagtGTTTTCCTCAGCCCTGGTGGAGCGGAGGACGTGCTGTAGGTCCGTGGTGTCCCACCACATCCTGCTTCTGCTCCCCTCTGTGTAATTCCAGCTCCATGTGTCActtgttcagctgctgctgcccatatttacattatataaatatatgaatatttatatttatatataaaacacCCACacatttatattaatatattataatacagtaatatatttatttatttctatttatttatatatataaatatttacatatttataatAGATGGATATATTTATAGTCTATTGATATATTCATATTTATAACTTCTATGGCAGCTGCAGGGTCACAGATCTTGCACCAAGACCCTCAACCCCCCCTTTATCCTGGTTTTCCTCCATGTCCTGATGCTCTGTTTCTCCAGGAATGTCGCTCTTTGCATGGGGAGTTCCACGGACCTGCCTGTGGACGCAACGGCCCCTACGCACCCAATGTCCTCTTCTGGTGCTGCATCCTCTTCTTCTCCACCTTTGTCCTGTCGAGTTTGTTGAAGAAGTTCAAAACCAGCCGTTACTTCCCAACCAGAGTAGGTAGAAGGTGGTGGCCCGGGACAGATTCCATGCTCCTTTCCCAAAATGCTGTTCCTGGAGCACTGAAGGGTTGGCCACTTCTCAGTCAGGCTGGGAAATGCTGACCTTGGATGTCCCTCCCTCGTTTCCATGAGTGCAGAGAGGTTGTAGCATTCCCCTCCTGCCTCACAACCTGTTTCAGAGTGATGTTTTTTGGCTCAGGCAGTTGGAAATCAGCTCTTCCaaagttatttatttcttttccccttctgaGCATCATTTTCTGGAGGGGCATTCGAATGAGGTGTTGCCTTGGAAAAACAGGAATCAATGATGCCTCTGTGACTTATTCCCATTTTACCCAGAAGTGTGGTACCTTTCCTTATTTTTAGTACTTTTGTTAATGTCTGaattaaaatgtgaattttccCCCTAATTGAACTCTTTCTACTGTCCCACACCAGATCCTCAGATCTCCAACATGGCAGCAACATCCACCCAAGGGAGTTGGCTGCATGTCCTCGGAGTggagggattttagggattAACCAGTCCAAACACTGTGGATATCCCCAGGTTTCCTGGCCCCTCTCAGCCCTGGTTTCTTGCCCCAGGTCCGATCCACAGTGAGCGACTTTGCTGTGTTCCTCACCATTGTCATCATGGTGCTCATCGACCTTGGGATCGGGATCCCGTCCCCCAAGCTCCACGTCCCCCATATGTTCAAGGTAACGGGGTTGGGGATTGGTGGAGAAGGCTTTTGGCACCTCAGCTGCCACCAGGTGATGTCCGGGCAggtcagggcagggctggaggagctgctggtggtggaACCATCTCTAGATTCCCCATGGAAATCAGGGTACAGCCCCAAAACCAGACACTGGAgaggacagggctgggctggaggagtTGCTGGTGATGTGAGCATCTCCTCTGCCACATCCAAATGCATCAATTCCTTCTTGTCTTTTGGGAAGACAGCCCCAAAAACAGGGGAGAGGGGACTCTGGGACAGACAACACTGGCACTGCAAAGTGCCCTGGGAGACGAAGCCAGGGCTGGGAAATGCTTGCACACAGGGATGGAGGGGAACGGAGGCCAGGCaagggtttgggctgggagctgATCCCCCCTGTGTTTCAGCCCACCAGGGATGACCGTGGGTGGCTCATCAACCCCATTGGGCCCAACCCGTGGTGGACGGTGTTGGCCGCACTCATCCCGGCCCTGCTCTGCACCATCCTCATCTTCATGGACCAGCAGATCACGGCCGTCATCGTCAACAGGAAGGAGCACAGGCTCaaggtgaggggctgcagggcgtcaccccctcctcaccccgctcgggctgtggggctgggacaaGCTCCTGTCCCAAACGCTTTGTGAAGGTTTGGGATAACACCAGGCTGTGTGGCAGGAGCTCTCCTCGACACAGGGAGGGGATGGCAACTTTTGGGAGCAGCAAGTGAATATTGGATATagaaaggtgttttttttcaaatatcagTGGCAGCTGAGAAGGGATCTCAATGAGCTCCAGGGATCACTCAGAGCTATGTCCTATCTGCAAGTGGTGGGAATATCTTtatgaatgaaaaaataattttaaaattatttctgagaagcagagatggtaCAAACCCTCCAGACCCACTTTATCTGATCTTGCTGGATTTTTGTGCAAGACGTCAAATCCACGTTTGGTTCTAGTTCTTAtttcaaaccttatttaaattTTCCAGAAGCTGACTTGTGCTTGAGCAGGGTTTGAGCCCCACCCGTGGTGTTGTCCTGGTCCCTGAGGGGTGCTCCTGTTCCATTTTTGCTCCCCAGAAAGGCTGCGGGTATCACCTGGACCTGTTCATGGTGGCCGTGATGCTCGGGGTGTGCTCGGTGATGGGGCTGCCCTGGTTCGTGGCCGCCACGGTCCTTTCCATCACCCACGTCAACAGCCTCAAAGTGGAGTCCGACTGCTCCGCGCCGGGCGAGCAGCCCAAGTTCCTGGGGATCCGGGAGCAGAGAGTCACTGGCCTGATGATCTTTGTGCTCATGGGCTGCTCCGTTTTCTTCACCTCCGTGCTCAAGGTGAGAGCGGGATGGAAAGCCCCTGGTGACCCACAGGAGTTTGGGAGGGGATGTAAAATTCGAGCCTCTCTCCCCAAGGAGGTGATGCCAAAGGCAGGGTGGGAACCAGCCTCAGTGACTTTCCAGCCCTTCAGACCCAGCTTGGGTGCTCAAGCCAAGCAAACAAGACAAATCCCTTAATTCTCAGGTGTCCTCCAGAACCTCTGAAATGAGAGGGATCCTGGCTGGATTCCACCAAAGCTGGTCCATCCCCGCCCTTCCCAGGTGGATTGGAGAGAGAATAGACCAAAGGTTCATGGcttgagataaggacagggacAGATCCCTCATCAATCATGATAACGGGAAAACAGGCTGGAATTAGGGctattaattgaatttattactgACAAAATCACAAAAACTTACCTTCCCTTCTGCATAGGGAGACAGGAATGGGGGTTTCAGTCAGGTCATCCCAGGTTGTTctggctgctcctcagggaGAGGAGCCAAAGCCCTTTCGCATCGGTCCCTCCCAggggagacagttctccaggaacttctccaatCTTCTCCAGAATTTCTCCACCCTGAGTCCATCCCATAGGAGACAGCTCTCCACAAACTGCTCCAGCGTGGGCCCTGGCTCcgaccttggccagcagcaggtgcatcctggagccagctggagctggctcTGCCAGACATGGAAGAaacttccagcagcttctcacgGAGGCCATCCCTCCTCCCCAAACATGGCCACGCAAACTCTACACATCCACCCTCGCTTTGGGTTAGAATTTAGCATTTTCAGACAAGCAGGACTTTATTGGCTGCAATTCACTCCCCCAAGAGCCTCTTAAGAGCCATTCCCAGGAGCTGAACCCTCAGAGTTCCCCCCACAGGCTTTCCTGCCTGTTCTTTCCGccaaacaatcccagctccaggcTCAAAGGAGACACTCAATCCCAGCTCCAGGCTCAAAGCAGACCCATCTCTGAGCCATCTCCAGGCTCAAAGCAGACGTCACTTCCATGCATTCCCACAAGAATTTTTCGAGATCATTTTTACCCCCACAGGAGGTCTCAGATAGATGAAATGTGGTCCTGATGGATGAAATCCCCTCCTTGTCTCCACCCTCTCTAGAAAAGGAGATTATGCTGATGAAATGATTCAAAAGATCAGCTTGACACAGAGAACAAAATCCGTGCTGGATAAAATCCAGCGTGGGAAAGCTGGGAATCTTCAGGCAGTACCTGAGAAAGAAGTGGTGAGAGAGAGTAGCAATACTGCTAATGAAATTTAAAGCCATTAACGATTGCATTTttcctcccagtttatcccgaTGCCAGTGCTTTACGGGGTCTTTCTGTACATGGGAGTCTCGTCACTCCGAGGAATCCAGGTACGGCTGCTCCAGGGAATGTCCTCTCCCTGAAGGCCTTGGGATGGGAAAAAATGTCTCTGAGAGCAGGAAATTCAAATGATTTTTGTGAGGGACTGGTGGACAGAGGCTCAGGAAGATTTTAGGGCTGGGAGGGGCCAgttcagcactgggaggggcCAGTTCAGTGCTCTCTGTTTCAGGCTTTAGGACAGGTTGGTGTTTGGTGATGGGAAATTGGCAGAATTCAGTGTGAAGGGAAGGAAATTCCACTGGGAATCCTTGCTGGGGGATTCCCAGGGCCAGGAGATGCTGACAAGAGAAAACCCTGGAATAATTCTGAATTTGGTGGGCAAAGCCAGGAGCCACGTGGTTTTTTGCATGGAGCGAAGGGAAAACAGGTGCTGCTCCCAGGAGGAACAGAAGGGGATCCCGGATTTCTCCTTGCTCCTAAAATCTCCACatctcagcagctgcaggagctgtggcagtgctCCCTTTCCCCTGCAGTTCTTTGACCGCCTGAAGCTGTTCTGGATGCCGGCCAAACACCAGCCCGATTTCATCTACCTGCGCCATGTGCCCCTGCGCAAGGTGCACCTCTTCACCCtcatccagctgctctgcctcgTGCTGCTCTGGGCCATCAAAGCTTCCCGTGCTGCCATCATCTTCCCCATGATGGTGAGAGACGGTGGAGACAGTGTTCTCAGTATCCCCGGTGTTCCCAGTATTTCTGGTTGTCTGGGTTTGgaaagccaggtgtctgctgaggaaggcaggagcctcccctgaaatggaaaatgcaaaccccctccctctgatttgttataattttgaaattaaggggctctcaggctcccagaataacagttctttattagggaggaaaataataataaaattttaaaaagcaaaacaatacattctgccagagtcagagcagccGTGACccgctgtgggtcagggtggtggcagcagtcccatcccgTGGTGgcccagccctcctgcagtgccagctgtgcttctgctggagcagggatcctgcacaaggggggagttttcctctgaagctccagggctggtggggatgggcctgggctcgctctgggaatgcagtggggaagaaagctgctcctctgggaatgcagtgggcaaaggctgctgtggtgtcccaaaaagtcagattgtatccaggtaggaatgctcggctcctcccctgggcagagcatctcccagtgggatgatggaattttctcagccatgcagggacactcactggccatgagcagaagataattaataattaatggcccaaTAACAGGAgatatctcctggagggaggattgattggggaagagataaagaaaaactccccaattaacagaagataactgcccaATTAACGGGAGATAACTGccacacctctaacagatggcaaatagaacaCACACTTGCAATCCAGGACACTGTGTTCCCAGTATTCCCGGCGTTCCCAGTATTCCTGGTGCTCCCAGCACCCCTtggtgctccctgtgcttgcAGCTCTGGAGGGATGGCAAGCACCATCTCCAGCCTCACtcatcttccctttccttcctgaAGGTTTTGGCTCTCGTTTTTGTCCGGAAAGTGATGGATTTCTGCTTCTCCAAGCGGGAGCTCAGCTTCCTGGATGACCTCATGccagaaagcaagaagaagaaGTTGGACGATGCCAAAAATGAAGCCAAAGAAGAAGAGGTAATGCCAGGGGCTGGGAATCTCCTCTGGGCTGTGAGATTCCCTGTTCCTGTCACAGCTCATCCTTAGATCATGGATATGTGGCAcaatggaatgggttgggtgaGAATAGGCATTAAAgtccacccagtgccacccctgctgtgggcatggacatctcccactgtcccaggatgCTTCAAgcttgtccagcctggccttgggcactgccaggctggggaagggatggggaatccacatctcctctgggcagcagctgtTGGGGAACATCAGAACTGAATCAAACAGATCTCATAGCCCGGATCCCACATTCTGAacttttttccctaaattttGAGAGTTTCACACTGGAACAGAGACATCGTTATCATTTTTAAATGACccttataataaaaataattattatatttcTGTGAGAGTTTGCTCCCAGCAGTGTTACTAACCCCAAACACACCCACAGGGGAGAGGGCTGCTCAGAGGAGCGGGCAGCATGCCAGGTTTTTACTGGAATTTCATTTATCCCCTCTTGGATCAAGGAGAGAGAACTCGACTCATCTCTTTTTCAGGAGTCCCAGAAAATGATGGAAGCAGCTGCTGCGAATTCTGTTCAGCTAAAGCTGGGCAAGACCAGCAGGGTGGACACCCCAAAGCCCAGCAGTGACAGGTAAAGATCCACCAGGTCAGGACCCCTGGCAGGATCAATGGGAAGTGTTTGGCTCAGGTTTCTCCACTTGCAGATTTATCCCCAGTCATCTAAGTGGGAAAATCCCAATTTACTGGCAATTTAGGAGATAATGGcagagctctgaccccacaCAGTGGCTGCATAATTCCTGTTTTATCCCAAAACTACCTCACCAGTGGCTTTCTGGGATCTGGAGACCTTCCTGCTCCCACCTGAGAGGTCACAGGGGGAAACACCAGCTGTGGGTCTGCAGCTCCGGGGCTTGATTCCCAAAATTCATCATCCAGCCAAACCATCCtcagcagctgagctctggttttccaggccCTCCTGTTCCTCTGGCTGCTGCCAATGCTCCTGGTGGGATCAGACCCATCCTCATGGAAAACCGTGTGGAATATTCCTTGCAGGGCTGATCCTTCTGAGATCAACATTTCGGATGAGATGTCCAAGACCACGGTGTGGAAGGCTCTGACCATGAACACAGAAACGCTCTGAAGTTGGGAGGAAGGAGGTAAAGGCTCAGCTGTGGCGTGGCCTTGTGGGGGACAGCACGTGCCCACGGCCTCCCTGCGCTCTGGCCAGTGCTGCTGAGCAAGGGGCACGTTCCTGGAACAGGCAGCAGGACCACGGCCACCGGCTCCTCTCTGCAGGGAAGTGTGGGAGCTACACCTGGAATCCTGGGATCAGACTGGGACCCTACACTCAGAGAGGCtttgaggggctgggggcatCTCCAGAGCTAGgagtggagctggagaagggctggagcagcaggggaagggtctggagagcTCCTGAGGtagctggaaaggggctcagcctggagagaaggaggctcagggggcaccatGTGGCTCTTCCCAACTCCctgagaggaggggacagctggggggtTCGGGATCTGCTCccagaacagggacaggaggggaagGAACGGCCTCAGGTTGACCAGGgaaggttcaggttggatactggggaaaattccttcatggaaaggttgtccaagccctggcacagctgcccggGGCAGGGGGGGAGCCGtcatccctggaagagtttcGTAAActtggatgtggcacctggggacatgaaCATGGTGGTCGAcggttggatttgatgatcttaaacaccttttccaacctgaacaaTTCCACGGATCTCTGATTCTGGGTCTTCCACTGATGATTACTCCccccttccctcttttccccccacccccacgtTTAGGCGCCTCGACGCCGCCGTCGAGGAGCAGGAATGTGACTCAGGGATGTGCCAAGGCAGACACGGAGGAGCGGCTCGTTTCCCACCCGAGGGGTCCCATAAAGCCATGCAGAGTTTCCTGTTCCCTGGGCTGCTGCGTCCCGGGGATCCGTGTTGTCCAGCCTCGTGTGTCCTCGTGTGCGTGTGTTGTGCAGTGGTGGAGGCACCGCTACCGCTTCCCATCagttctatttttttaatctcgaattcctcctctccttcctctttttttttttttttttttttttttttttttttttttttttttttttttttttttttttcccaaatataaACTCTGAATGTACAAAACCATTCCCTGCTCGATCTGGCGCCTTCTCCTTCCTCACAGCTGGGGTTTTGGTCTGGATTGGGATCCTCCTTTGGATAACTTCTGTCTCTTACTGGTACAAGAGGAATGCTCTCCATGGTGGCACAGCATTGGGAGTATCTCAGAAATTGGGATGAACCACTCCTGAGCACGCGGGAtaacacaaaggaaaaacatttgcTCCCTATGCTCcattttcccatcttttttGAGGGTTCTTTTTGggctctgccaccagcctgAAAGCAGTAAAATCCAGAAGTGTCCCTTTTTAGTCAGCTCTAAAATGACCATAAGggaagcttaaaaataaaatccctggATTTTGATGGTGGGAGCAGCCAGGTGAGATGTGGAGCTCTGCACCCCCAGAATCCTGGCCCTTGTTCCTCCACTTCTCTTCCTGTCACCTCCCTGGACTCTGGTGTTTCCTTCACCCCTGTCCTTGCAGAGCCGGCGGGGAACTGGGAAgtgccttttccttttccctgctgtttcacagggagaggctgggaagCAGCGAAGCTCCTGAAGCTCTCTCCACATTTTGGGGGCTTGTGCCCCCAAAGTGCCTCTTCTGGGCCGGAGTGCCTCTTCTGGGCCGGCGGGGAACTGGGAAgtgccttttccttttccctgccgTTTCacagggagaggctgggaagCAGCGAAGCTCCTGAAGCTCTCTCCACATTTTGGGGGCTTGTGGGGGCTCTGGTGTCCCCCTGGAATGTGTGGCTGAGGCTTGGGGCcgtggagctgggaagggaggaCATTACAGAGAAAAAGGTGCTCCCACAGCCCTCAGGAGGCTTGGAACATGCTCCAGCCTCTTGGAATGGGACAGGAGCATGACAACTCCTGCCATCAGCTCATCCCATCCATCCGGGAGCCTTTTCCAGCATGGAACCACCCCAAAAGGACAAAGGTTGGGGAAAAGAAGATGTGGAATTGCTCTGTAAGGATGGAGGtgccacctccccaggcaggggaaAACTCCATCAGATTTGATGGATGGGGATTTGGGAAGTGGAGTTTCACTCCTGCCAGCCTGGGATGGGCAGTggcaaagcaggaaaagctgcCTTGGGCCTTCAGGAAGGAGAGGAGGCtgaaaaattaagtaaattCTGGAGAAAGGGCAAGTTGGGATGGGTGGGATCCTACACTTGGAAAAGCTtggttttcctgttttctttttctctctggaaGTAGAGAGacagggctgggctcagcttccagggaagggagggaggaagggagggaaggaagggaggaagggagggctCCATATTTTGGGAGGATTTAATATTTCCTTGTGCAGGAGAAAATAACATGGAGAGAAAACCTTCCAGGAATGGTTCCTGGAGCTGCTTTAGGGATAaaccta
This genomic window from Anomalospiza imberbis isolate Cuckoo-Finch-1a 21T00152 chromosome 22, ASM3175350v1, whole genome shotgun sequence contains:
- the SLC4A8 gene encoding electroneutral sodium bicarbonate exchanger 1; this encodes MPAGSNEPDGILSYQRHDEEAVIDQGRTSNVVNIHYEKEELEGHRTLYVGVRMPLVRQSHRHHRAHSQKHRKREREKEPVPAEQGYHYTPSQRVQFILGTEEDEQHVPHDLFTELDEICVKEGEDAEWKETARWLKFEEDVEDGGERWSKPYVATLSLHSLFELRSCIINGTVLLDVRATSIEDIADLILAQQEPSPEFDERTRAKVREVLLKKHHHQNERKRNNLLPIVRSFADVSKKQDLHLLEKPAQTLTPHPSPTTAEAKNGVTPETSAMDLSKAELHFMKKIPSGAEASNVLVGELDFLHQPLVAFVRLTPAVLLSGMTEVPIPTRFLFVLLGPGGKAHQYHEIGRSMATTMTDEVFHDVAYKAKDRADLVAGIDEFLDQVTVLPPGEWDPSIRIEPPKNVPSQEKRKMPGALDESSSHSKPEKHSGPELERTGRLFGGLVLDVKRKAPWFWSDFRDGLSLQCLASFLFLYCACMSPVITFGGLLGEATHGHISAMESLLGASMTGVVYSLFAGQPLTILGSTGPVLVFEKILYKFCKEYTLSYLSLRTCIGLWTAFFCVVLVATDASCLVCYITRFTEEAFASLICIIFIYEALEKLSHLRETFPVHMHSKLDLLTIYYCKCEPPAHPSNETLRFWRSNGINVSGITWGNLTVTECRSLHGEFHGPACGRNGPYAPNVLFWCCILFFSTFVLSSLLKKFKTSRYFPTRVRSTVSDFAVFLTIVIMVLIDLGIGIPSPKLHVPHMFKPTRDDRGWLINPIGPNPWWTVLAALIPALLCTILIFMDQQITAVIVNRKEHRLKKGCGYHLDLFMVAVMLGVCSVMGLPWFVAATVLSITHVNSLKVESDCSAPGEQPKFLGIREQRVTGLMIFVLMGCSVFFTSVLKFIPMPVLYGVFLYMGVSSLRGIQFFDRLKLFWMPAKHQPDFIYLRHVPLRKVHLFTLIQLLCLVLLWAIKASRAAIIFPMMVLALVFVRKVMDFCFSKRELSFLDDLMPESKKKKLDDAKNEAKEEEESQKMMEAAAANSVQLKLGKTSRVDTPKPSSDRADPSEINISDEMSKTTVWKALTMNTETL